Proteins encoded within one genomic window of Natator depressus isolate rNatDep1 chromosome 1, rNatDep2.hap1, whole genome shotgun sequence:
- the SLC25A6 gene encoding ADP/ATP translocase 3, whose translation MADQALSFAKDFLAGGVAAAISKTAVAPIERVKLLLQVQHASKQIAADKQYKGIIDCVVRIPKEQGVLSFWRGNLANVIRYFPTQALNFAFKDKYKQVFLGGVDKHTQFWRYFAGNLASGGAAGATSLCFVYPLDFARTRLAADVGKAGADREFRGLGDCLVKITKSDGLRGLYQGFNVSVQGIIIYRAAYFGIYDTAKGMLPDPRNTHIVISWMIAQTVTSVAGVVSYPFDTVRRRMMMQSGRKGADIMYSGTVDCWKKIARDEGGKAFFKGAWSNVLRGMGGAFVLVLYDELKKVI comes from the exons ATGGCGGACCAGGCCCTCTCCTTCGCCAAGGACTTCCTGGCGGGCGGCGTGGCCGCGGCCATCAGCAAAACCGCGGTGGCGCCCATCGAGCGGGTCAAGCTGTTGCTCCAG GTACAACATGCAAGTAAACAAATTGCTGCTGACAAACAGTACAAGGGTATCATTGATTGCGTGGTGCGTATCCCAAAGGAGCAAGGAGTGCTGTCCTTTTGGCGTGGAAATTTGGCAAATGTCATCAGATACTTCCCCACTCAGGCTCTCAATTTTGCTTTCAAGGATAAGTATAAGCAGGTGTTCTTAGGAGGAGTGGACAAGCACACTCAATTTTGGAGGTATTTTGCTGGTAATCTGGCCTCTGGTGGTGCAGCTGGTGCCACTTCTCTCTGCTTCGTCTATCCCTTGGATTTTGCAAGAACCCGTTTGGCTGCTGACGTTGGAAAAGCTGGTGCTGACAGAGAATTCAGAGGTCTGGGGGACTGTCTAGTCAAAATTACCAAGTCTGATGGTCTGCGTGGCTTATATCAAGGGTTCAATGTGTCTGTGCAGGGTATCATCATCTATAGAGCTGCCTACTTTGGAATCTATGATACAGCAAAAG GCATGCTCCCAGATCCCAGAAACACTCACATTGTGATAAGCTGGATGATTGCACAAACAGTGACTTCTGTGGCTGGTGTTGTCTCCTATCCTTTTGATACAGTGCGGCGTCGAATGATGATGCAGTCAGGACGTAAAGGAG CTGACATCATGTACTCCGGAACAGTTGACTGTTGGAAGAAGATTGCAAGGGATGAAGGAGGAAAAGCTTTTTTCAAGGGTGCATGGTCCAACGTTCTCCGAGGCATGGGTGGTGCTTTTGTGCTCGTGCTGTATGATGAATTAaagaaagtaatttaa